In one window of Pseudoalteromonas xiamenensis DNA:
- a CDS encoding FeoA family protein, with the protein MTLNELKKNQTATISAINHPDVALVSRILALGIVPGEELKVLNVAPMGCPLQIQVGGTFVSIRKADAAFIQLSVK; encoded by the coding sequence ATGACGCTGAATGAACTGAAAAAGAACCAAACCGCGACGATTTCTGCCATTAATCATCCTGATGTCGCGTTGGTGAGCCGAATTTTGGCTTTGGGTATTGTCCCAGGTGAAGAACTGAAAGTGCTGAATGTGGCTCCGATGGGTTGCCCATTGCAAATTCAGGTCGGCGGGACATTTGTAAGTATTCGAAAAGCAGACGCTGCATTTATTCAACTTTCTGTTAAATAA